In Niveispirillum cyanobacteriorum, the following proteins share a genomic window:
- a CDS encoding UPF0262 family protein gives MMNAPHHRIVHVELVEKNVIRRNMEVEHERAVALFDLMDENRFALVETPDEGPFRLFLSAEDNRLIFDVRKEDDSPLNRLTLPLTPFRTIVRDYFMICDSYYKAIKTASPSQIEAIDMGRRGLHNEGSELLRERLAGKAEMDLNTARRLFTLICVLHIRN, from the coding sequence ATGATGAACGCGCCGCACCACCGCATCGTCCATGTGGAACTGGTGGAGAAGAACGTCATCCGCCGCAACATGGAGGTGGAGCATGAACGCGCCGTCGCCCTGTTCGACCTTATGGATGAGAACCGCTTCGCGCTGGTGGAGACACCGGACGAAGGACCGTTTCGCCTGTTCCTGTCCGCGGAAGATAACCGGCTGATTTTTGATGTCCGCAAGGAAGATGACAGCCCGCTGAACCGGCTAACCCTGCCGCTGACCCCGTTCCGCACCATTGTGCGGGACTATTTCATGATCTGCGACAGCTATTACAAAGCCATCAAGACGGCATCCCCGTCCCAGATCGAAGCCATCGATATGGGGCGTCGCGGCCTGCACAATGAAGGATCGGAACTGCTGCGGGAGCGGCTGGCCGGCAAGGCCGAAATGGACCTAAACACGGCCCGGCGCCTGTTCACGCTCATCTGCGTGCTGCATATCCGGAACTGA
- a CDS encoding arsenate reductase ArsC: MAEISPTRISSVLFACTYNAIRSPMAEGLLKHLMGRQIYVDSAGVREGEPDPFVTTVMAELGIDMSRHRCKTFDQLEDDSFDLVISLSPEAQHRAVEMTRTTACDVEFWNTFDPTLVEGSREARLDAYRQVRDTLLRRMKKRFGVD; encoded by the coding sequence ATGGCCGAAATCAGCCCGACCCGAATCTCCTCCGTCCTGTTCGCCTGCACCTATAACGCCATCCGTTCGCCCATGGCCGAAGGGTTGTTGAAGCATCTGATGGGGCGGCAGATCTATGTCGACAGCGCAGGTGTGCGCGAAGGCGAGCCAGACCCGTTCGTGACCACCGTCATGGCCGAACTAGGCATCGATATGTCGCGCCACCGCTGCAAGACCTTCGACCAGTTGGAGGATGACAGTTTCGACCTCGTCATTTCCTTGTCACCAGAGGCGCAGCACCGGGCCGTGGAAATGACCCGCACCACCGCCTGCGACGTGGAGTTCTGGAACACTTTCGACCCCACCCTGGTGGAAGGCAGCCGGGAGGCGCGACTCGATGCCTATCGCCAGGTGCGCGATACGCTGCTCCGCCGCATGAAAAAGCGGTTCGGGGTGGATTAA
- the infA gene encoding translation initiation factor IF-1: protein MAKEDLIEFSGTVTELLPNAMFRVKLDNEHEVLAHTSGKMRKNRIRVLAGDRVNVEMTPYDLTKGRITFRFK from the coding sequence ATGGCCAAGGAAGATCTGATCGAGTTTTCTGGCACGGTGACTGAACTGCTGCCCAACGCGATGTTCCGCGTGAAGCTCGATAACGAACATGAAGTGCTGGCCCACACGTCTGGCAAGATGCGCAAGAACCGCATCCGCGTGCTGGCGGGTGACCGCGTCAACGTCGAAATGACCCCCTACGACCTGACCAAGGGTCGGATCACCTTCCGCTTCAAGTGA